The proteins below come from a single Leptotrichia sp. oral taxon 223 genomic window:
- the dnaA gene encoding chromosomal replication initiator protein DnaA, with protein sequence MDVAKLWEKIKKIMKKRVNEAEFEAFFSNVEATKLEGGKLTLVCNSKLIRQNMEKHRSQMEDIVEIVTDEEVTINFEVKQQDVMAYKPETHRFSKDTKEKAQVFHTGLNPKHRLDNFVVGENSKLAYNACLAVVNNPTPVYNPLFIYGSSGLGKTHLMQAVGNAIVENNPSKRVYYSTSEEFANEFFKVLNSGRIQHFRDTFRALDVLLLDDIQFFEKVFGRGEGTVEEEFFHTFNKLQELGKQIIMISDKSPKEIKNLSKRLESRFLSGLTVEIQSPGYETRMMILKNMAKAQGIEIDDSILEYISDSLDTNVRELEGTLTNLNARAKLLNEQITLELVQEMLMHNVKREKSKVTAKKVIEMISTQYGVSVTDMKSKKRQKKIVETRQIAMYLLKNNDELDLSLTAIGGLFGGKDHSTVISSIRKIDKKTKEDVAFKKEIEALNKKIFRA encoded by the coding sequence ATGGATGTTGCGAAATTGTGGGAAAAAATAAAGAAAATAATGAAAAAAAGAGTAAACGAAGCAGAATTTGAGGCATTTTTTAGCAATGTGGAAGCAACGAAGCTGGAAGGTGGAAAACTTACACTTGTATGCAATTCAAAATTAATACGGCAGAACATGGAAAAGCATAGGAGCCAGATGGAAGACATTGTGGAAATCGTAACAGACGAGGAAGTTACAATAAACTTTGAAGTAAAGCAGCAGGATGTAATGGCATACAAGCCTGAAACGCACAGGTTTTCAAAAGACACGAAGGAAAAGGCTCAAGTTTTCCACACAGGCTTAAACCCCAAGCATAGGCTGGACAACTTTGTTGTAGGAGAAAACAGCAAACTTGCATACAACGCCTGCCTTGCAGTTGTCAACAATCCAACACCCGTTTATAACCCGCTTTTCATTTACGGAAGTTCAGGGCTCGGAAAAACCCATTTGATGCAGGCTGTGGGAAACGCAATTGTGGAAAATAATCCGAGCAAGCGTGTCTATTATTCCACTTCAGAGGAATTTGCAAATGAATTTTTTAAAGTTCTGAACAGTGGGCGGATCCAGCATTTCCGTGATACTTTCCGTGCTTTGGACGTGCTTCTTCTGGATGATATACAGTTTTTTGAAAAAGTATTTGGACGTGGGGAAGGAACTGTGGAGGAGGAGTTTTTTCACACATTCAACAAATTGCAGGAGCTTGGCAAGCAGATAATAATGATAAGCGACAAGTCGCCAAAGGAAATAAAGAATCTGTCAAAACGTCTGGAATCAAGATTTTTGTCAGGCTTGACGGTGGAAATTCAAAGCCCGGGCTACGAAACCCGTATGATGATTCTGAAAAATATGGCAAAGGCGCAAGGAATTGAGATAGATGACAGCATTCTTGAATACATTTCAGACTCTCTGGACACCAATGTAAGGGAACTGGAGGGGACGCTCACAAACTTAAATGCACGTGCAAAGCTGCTAAATGAACAGATAACATTGGAACTGGTTCAGGAAATGCTTATGCACAACGTAAAACGGGAAAAATCCAAGGTAACAGCAAAAAAAGTAATAGAAATGATTTCCACACAGTACGGCGTCAGCGTAACTGACATGAAGTCCAAAAAGCGCCAGAAAAAAATAGTGGAAACAAGACAGATCGCTATGTATTTGTTAAAGAACAACGATGAGCTGGATCTAAGCCTAACAGCAATAGGAGGGCTTTTTGGAGGAAAAGATCACAGCACGGTTATAAGCAGCATCAGAAAAATTGATAAGAAAACAAAGGAAGATGTTGCATTCAAAAAAGAAATTGAGGCTTTGAACAAGAAAATTTTTAGAGCTTAG
- the yaaA gene encoding S4 domain-containing protein YaaA gives MKNIDNEIEEVMINTEFIKLDQLLKWANFTGSGVEAKMFILNGEVKVNDAVETRRGKKIYDGDVVEFAGEKVLVRAKH, from the coding sequence ATGAAAAATATAGATAATGAAATTGAAGAAGTTATGATAAATACAGAATTTATAAAATTGGATCAGCTTTTGAAGTGGGCAAATTTTACAGGTTCTGGAGTGGAAGCGAAAATGTTTATTTTGAATGGAGAAGTGAAAGTGAATGATGCTGTGGAAACTAGACGTGGGAAAAAAATTTATGATGGAGATGTTGTGGAGTTTGCTGGAGAAAAAGTTCTTGTAAGGGCAAAACATTAA
- a CDS encoding AAA family ATPase: MKKGIGIGIEDFSEVIKENCYYIDKTKWIVGPLSWISLRNGVLSG; the protein is encoded by the coding sequence ATGAAAAAAGGTATAGGAATTGGAATAGAAGATTTTAGTGAAGTAATAAAAGAGAATTGTTACTACATTGACAAAACAAAATGGATAGTAGGACCTTTATCATGGATTAGTCTTAGGAATGGTGTTTTATCTGGATAA
- a CDS encoding DNA replication/repair protein RecF, producing MYLDQISFNNFRCLVDGKLKFDRYFNLIYGKNGQGKTSLIEAVHFLATGKSFRTKKVKEIRKYNLNRLIVFGKYRHKDLSENVIAIDVNEDKKDFYIDREKNKYINYVGLLNIISFIPEDIELIIGNPGVRRNFFNYEISQAKKEYLQSIVNFEKILKVRNKLIKEKKTGEEIYKIYNEKFIEEGLNIVLNRQEFIKKISILLNLNYRKLFDENSELKLKYDCFLGDVEKKTREELKEKFEMLCKRKSEREKFLGYSLLGPQKDDFIFELNGKNAKAYSSQGEKKSIIFSLKISEIDILIKEKKEYPIFIMDDIASYFDEVRKKSILSYFINKKIQCFITSTEDLGIEGKKFIVEKGKIINE from the coding sequence ATGTATTTGGATCAGATTAGTTTTAATAACTTTCGGTGCCTTGTGGATGGGAAGTTGAAGTTTGATAGGTATTTTAATTTAATATACGGAAAGAATGGACAGGGGAAGACATCGCTTATTGAGGCTGTCCATTTTTTGGCTACGGGAAAAAGTTTTAGGACTAAGAAGGTTAAGGAGATTCGCAAGTATAACTTGAACAGGCTGATTGTGTTTGGGAAGTACAGACATAAGGATTTGTCGGAAAATGTTATTGCTATTGATGTGAATGAGGATAAGAAGGACTTTTATATTGACAGGGAAAAAAATAAATATATAAATTATGTCGGGTTACTTAACATTATTTCATTTATTCCTGAGGATATTGAGCTGATTATTGGGAATCCTGGGGTTAGAAGAAACTTTTTTAATTATGAGATTTCGCAGGCAAAAAAGGAGTATTTGCAGTCGATTGTGAATTTTGAGAAAATATTGAAGGTGCGGAACAAGCTTATAAAGGAAAAAAAGACTGGCGAGGAAATTTATAAGATCTATAATGAAAAATTTATAGAGGAGGGACTAAATATTGTTTTAAATCGGCAGGAATTTATAAAAAAAATATCAATTTTATTAAACTTGAATTATCGTAAATTATTTGATGAAAATTCGGAGCTGAAATTAAAATACGACTGTTTTCTTGGGGATGTGGAAAAGAAAACTAGGGAAGAGTTGAAGGAAAAATTTGAAATGTTGTGCAAAAGGAAAAGTGAGAGGGAAAAATTTCTTGGATACAGCCTGCTTGGCCCTCAAAAAGATGATTTTATCTTTGAGCTGAATGGAAAAAATGCAAAGGCGTATTCTTCGCAAGGGGAGAAAAAATCTATAATATTTTCGCTAAAAATTTCAGAAATTGATATTTTAATAAAAGAAAAAAAGGAGTATCCGATATTTATAATGGACGATATTGCTTCATATTTTGATGAAGTGAGAAAAAAAAGCATTTTAAGTTATTTTATAAATAAAAAAATCCAATGTTTTATAACTTCGACAGAGGATTTGGGAATAGAGGGGAAAAAATTTATTGTGGAAAAGGGGAAAATAATTAATGAATAA
- a CDS encoding DciA family protein, with the protein MEGIKDLKNLALEAIEKKSSLLKNEKYILWKIKKNWKQIINGPIGEKTYPKSLFNGNLAVVINDGIIYHTTIMYAENIKDKINTFLNGKFLESIEFVKVNYKIKRDLLDELIENEEKRGTIRAGEIPRGNVVEKSENAGSENKITEKVKDIVLSAQEIKEIHENIDKIDKKYEDIARRLEKIAINLKKREKYLKNNGYIECENCKLLFLQENKEKVCFECRMNEKNRKFQKMADLIRNKPYISEKQAVRITNTDKATYYKARDILAQQTYNDMLYYCLEKNREISLSEDYEFEIRSESREDVEKFIKNYVDYKIGSDNEEVFKVERKWALRRLRKDMKFRLENNRRY; encoded by the coding sequence ATGGAAGGAATTAAGGATTTAAAGAATTTGGCGCTGGAAGCAATTGAGAAAAAAAGTTCTCTTTTGAAAAATGAAAAATATATTTTGTGGAAAATCAAGAAGAACTGGAAGCAGATTATAAATGGCCCTATTGGCGAAAAAACATATCCAAAGAGCCTATTTAACGGAAATCTGGCTGTAGTGATTAATGATGGAATTATTTATCATACGACGATAATGTATGCGGAAAATATAAAGGATAAAATAAATACATTTTTAAATGGGAAATTTTTGGAAAGCATTGAATTTGTGAAGGTAAATTACAAAATAAAGCGTGATTTGCTGGATGAGCTTATTGAAAATGAGGAGAAAAGAGGGACAATTCGGGCTGGGGAAATCCCTAGAGGGAATGTTGTGGAAAAAAGTGAAAATGCTGGTTCAGAAAATAAAATTACAGAAAAAGTGAAAGATATTGTGCTTTCTGCACAAGAAATTAAAGAAATTCACGAGAATATTGATAAAATTGATAAAAAGTATGAAGATATTGCCAGAAGGCTGGAAAAAATTGCGATAAATCTGAAAAAAAGGGAAAAGTATCTAAAAAATAATGGATATATTGAATGTGAAAACTGTAAACTTTTATTTTTACAGGAAAATAAGGAGAAAGTGTGCTTTGAATGCAGAATGAATGAGAAAAATCGAAAATTTCAAAAAATGGCGGATCTGATAAGAAATAAGCCGTATATATCTGAAAAACAGGCAGTCAGAATAACAAATACTGATAAAGCCACATATTACAAGGCACGGGATATATTGGCACAGCAGACTTACAATGATATGCTTTATTACTGCCTTGAAAAAAACAGGGAAATTTCTTTAAGTGAAGATTATGAGTTTGAAATTCGGAGTGAATCTAGGGAAGATGTTGAAAAATTTATAAAAAATTATGTGGATTATAAAATTGGGAGCGACAATGAGGAAGTTTTTAAGGTTGAGAGAAAGTGGGCTTTGAGAAGGTTAAGAAAGGATATGAAATTTAGGCTTGAAAATAATAGGAGATATTAA
- a CDS encoding spherulation-specific family 4 protein, with amino-acid sequence MKKIFLMIGMLLGINGFSDKNINKNNVKIKQSVIATTYTYPDGKNPFWNDILTLGKDKVPYVLINPNNGAGKKIEMNYAAQIKKNKEAGIKNIAYIPTTYQKRNIKKVKAEVDRYFEFYGKDNINGFFFDEIASSTPQQVSYMKEIFDYVKSKSKNNLVIANPGAPITDAISPYADIFVTSEVSANTYINKFEKPHSNFENNQSNAKHIWHIVHSATPKEYAEIVRLSRERNAGWLMITDDVMPNPYDRKPSKFIEMVNMINN; translated from the coding sequence ATGAAGAAAATATTTTTAATGATTGGAATGCTCTTGGGAATTAATGGATTTTCAGATAAGAATATTAATAAAAATAATGTTAAGATAAAGCAGTCTGTAATAGCAACTACGTACACTTATCCAGATGGGAAAAACCCATTTTGGAATGACATTTTGACGCTTGGGAAAGATAAGGTTCCTTATGTGTTGATAAATCCGAATAATGGAGCAGGGAAAAAGATTGAAATGAACTATGCGGCTCAGATTAAGAAAAATAAGGAGGCTGGGATTAAAAATATTGCCTATATTCCGACAACTTATCAGAAGAGAAATATTAAGAAAGTAAAGGCGGAAGTTGACAGATATTTTGAATTTTATGGCAAGGATAATATAAATGGGTTCTTTTTTGATGAAATTGCTTCAAGCACTCCTCAGCAGGTAAGCTACATGAAGGAAATTTTTGATTATGTAAAAAGCAAGTCAAAAAATAATCTTGTAATTGCCAATCCTGGAGCACCGATTACAGATGCAATTTCGCCGTATGCGGATATTTTTGTGACAAGTGAGGTAAGCGCAAATACGTATATTAACAAGTTTGAAAAGCCGCATTCTAATTTTGAAAATAATCAGTCAAATGCAAAACATATCTGGCATATTGTACATAGTGCCACTCCTAAGGAATATGCTGAGATTGTAAGGCTGTCAAGAGAAAGAAATGCGGGATGGCTGATGATAACGGATGATGTTATGCCGAATCCGTATGACAGGAAGCCGTCTAAATTTATAGAAATGGTAAATATGATTAATAATTAA
- a CDS encoding tetratricopeptide repeat protein, giving the protein MYIEELLKEADKSMENYKYEDALVYLKSVLEIDENNYSALMALSKLYSDFGMFEQAKEYAEKLQKKYPDSRDTLFTLGFVYQSLGRLKKAISLYKKFLEIEKNYFVYLNMGMSYALLKYYRKAIENIDKAIEMEPESSEAYVEKGDCLTMMGKYDEAICEYTRLLNAKFNEVEEFSLYARMGDTMAYSNNIKGVVKYYNIAINCDNVEDYIFEDYFEILFRAEEFEEIKLLLLNYENATNENKGLSRIKMLNLQGRFFVKTEDYENAQKVCDKMIILEPENIRHYVNLVYVLELQHKYDEALEYVAKMAKFTEDKDFLKELRKRLRKNKRKFEKENEKSLENKEK; this is encoded by the coding sequence ATGTATATAGAAGAATTATTAAAAGAAGCGGATAAATCAATGGAAAATTACAAGTATGAAGATGCGCTTGTATATTTGAAGTCGGTACTTGAAATTGACGAGAATAACTATTCGGCACTGATGGCACTTTCCAAACTTTATTCAGACTTTGGAATGTTTGAACAGGCGAAGGAATATGCGGAAAAATTGCAGAAAAAGTATCCTGATAGCAGGGATACGCTTTTTACGTTGGGATTTGTTTATCAGTCACTCGGAAGACTGAAAAAGGCGATTTCGCTTTATAAAAAATTTCTGGAAATAGAAAAAAATTATTTTGTGTATCTGAATATGGGAATGTCCTATGCTTTGTTAAAGTATTATAGAAAGGCGATAGAAAACATTGACAAGGCGATAGAAATGGAGCCTGAAAGCTCAGAAGCGTATGTGGAAAAAGGCGACTGCCTTACAATGATGGGCAAATATGATGAGGCAATTTGTGAATATACAAGACTTTTAAATGCAAAATTTAACGAGGTGGAGGAATTTTCACTTTACGCACGGATGGGCGACACAATGGCTTATTCAAACAATATAAAGGGAGTTGTGAAATATTATAATATCGCCATAAATTGTGATAATGTGGAAGATTACATATTTGAGGATTATTTTGAAATATTGTTCAGGGCAGAGGAGTTTGAGGAAATAAAACTTCTGCTTTTAAATTATGAGAATGCGACGAACGAAAATAAAGGGCTTTCTAGAATAAAAATGCTGAATTTGCAGGGAAGGTTTTTTGTGAAAACGGAAGACTATGAAAATGCACAGAAGGTTTGCGATAAAATGATTATTTTAGAACCTGAAAATATTCGCCATTATGTGAATTTGGTATATGTGTTGGAATTACAGCATAAATATGACGAAGCACTTGAATATGTGGCTAAAATGGCTAAATTTACAGAAGATAAGGACTTTTTGAAGGAACTGAGGAAAAGATTGAGAAAAAATAAGAGAAAATTTGAAAAGGAAAATGAAAAAAGTTTAGAAAATAAAGAAAAGTAA
- the mnmG gene encoding tRNA uridine-5-carboxymethylaminomethyl(34) synthesis enzyme MnmG, which translates to MKNYDIIVVGAGHAGVEAALAAARHGLKTALFTIYLDNIAMMSCNPSVGGPGKSHLVSELGMLGGEMARHIDKYNLQLKNLNHTKGLASRITRAQADKYWYRIKMREIIEKQENLDLVQGIVVDLIVKNKKVMGVEDNLGIKYGAKAVVLCTGTFLGGEYVMGDVKYSSGRQGEPASVDLPDRLVEYGFELDRYQTATPPRIAKSSIDFSKTEELKGEDKPRYFSYETKKEYNSTLPTWLTFTTPETIKVGQEMLKYSPIVTGIVSTKGPRHCPSLDRKIMNFPEKTNHQIFLEQESVESDEIYINGFTTAMPPFAQEAMLKTISGLENAKIVRYGYAVEYNFVPAYQLKLTLETKVLDGLYTAGTINGTSGYEEAACQGFMAGVNAARKILGKKEIVIDRSEGYIGVLIDDIINKKTPEPYRVLPSRAEYRLTLRQDNIFIRLLEKAKEIGLLNAEKLAELENACQEIENEIERLKSITVYPTKENNEKLLEIVEKQNQSESEKIEKNSKNSMNSPVSAFEFLARKEINYDNLSEFVETVELSDLAKEQVEINAKYNVFIEREKAQIEKFKKLEKMIIPKDFDYESVKGLSNIAISGLMYGQPETIGQASRISGVTYNDISLLIAILKN; encoded by the coding sequence ATGAAAAATTATGACATAATTGTTGTTGGAGCGGGACATGCTGGGGTGGAAGCTGCACTTGCTGCGGCAAGACATGGACTGAAAACAGCGTTATTTACAATATATCTTGACAATATTGCGATGATGTCGTGCAATCCGTCGGTTGGAGGTCCGGGAAAAAGCCATCTGGTGTCGGAACTTGGAATGCTTGGCGGAGAAATGGCAAGACACATTGACAAATACAACTTGCAGTTAAAGAACTTGAATCATACAAAGGGGTTGGCTTCCCGAATTACAAGGGCTCAAGCTGATAAATACTGGTACAGGATTAAAATGAGGGAAATTATTGAAAAGCAGGAAAATTTAGATTTGGTGCAGGGAATTGTTGTGGATTTGATTGTGAAAAATAAAAAGGTTATGGGAGTTGAAGACAATCTTGGGATAAAATATGGGGCAAAGGCTGTTGTTTTATGTACAGGAACGTTCTTAGGCGGAGAATATGTTATGGGGGATGTAAAATATTCATCAGGACGGCAAGGAGAGCCTGCGAGTGTGGATTTGCCTGATAGGCTTGTGGAATATGGCTTTGAGCTGGATAGATACCAGACAGCCACTCCTCCGAGAATTGCCAAATCTTCAATTGATTTTTCAAAAACAGAGGAATTAAAGGGAGAGGACAAGCCACGATATTTTTCTTACGAAACAAAAAAAGAATATAATTCGACTTTACCAACTTGGCTTACATTCACAACACCTGAAACAATAAAAGTGGGACAGGAAATGCTTAAATATTCACCGATTGTTACAGGAATTGTAAGTACGAAAGGTCCACGGCATTGCCCTTCTCTTGACAGAAAGATTATGAATTTTCCAGAAAAGACAAATCATCAGATATTTCTGGAGCAGGAATCTGTGGAATCGGACGAAATCTATATAAATGGATTTACAACAGCAATGCCGCCATTTGCACAAGAAGCAATGTTAAAGACGATTAGTGGGCTTGAAAATGCCAAAATTGTGCGTTACGGGTATGCGGTGGAATATAACTTTGTACCTGCATACCAGTTAAAATTAACTCTTGAAACAAAAGTTCTGGATGGACTTTACACAGCGGGAACGATTAATGGAACGAGTGGATATGAAGAGGCTGCCTGTCAAGGATTTATGGCGGGAGTGAATGCTGCGAGAAAAATTTTAGGGAAAAAGGAAATTGTGATTGACAGAAGCGAAGGATATATTGGGGTTTTGATTGATGATATAATAAATAAAAAAACGCCAGAGCCTTATCGTGTACTGCCTTCAAGAGCTGAATATAGACTGACTTTGCGTCAAGACAACATCTTTATAAGACTTTTGGAAAAAGCAAAGGAAATAGGGCTATTAAATGCTGAAAAATTAGCGGAACTGGAAAATGCGTGTCAGGAAATTGAAAATGAAATTGAAAGACTGAAGAGCATTACAGTTTATCCAACTAAGGAAAATAATGAAAAATTACTTGAAATTGTAGAAAAACAAAATCAATCTGAAAGTGAAAAAATTGAAAAAAATAGTAAAAATAGTATGAACAGCCCTGTTTCAGCCTTTGAATTTCTTGCGAGAAAAGAAATAAATTATGATAATTTAAGTGAATTTGTGGAAACTGTGGAATTGTCGGATTTAGCGAAGGAACAAGTGGAAATAAATGCGAAATACAATGTGTTTATCGAAAGGGAAAAGGCGCAGATTGAGAAATTTAAGAAACTGGAAAAAATGATAATTCCAAAGGATTTTGACTATGAAAGCGTAAAGGGGCTTAGTAATATTGCTATTTCGGGGCTTATGTACGGACAGCCTGAAACGATTGGACAGGCTAGCAGAATTAGTGGAGTTACTTATAATGATATTTCACTTTTAATTGCGATTTTGAAGAATTGA
- a CDS encoding MATE family efflux transporter, with protein MEESIKEKNSLANNKKTRFGTESIPKLLISLAIPAIIANLVNALYNIVDQVFIGQKIGFLGNAATNVAFPLTTICLAIGLMTGVGAATNFNLELGRKRPKRAKSVAGTAVTMLLLGGIVLCILINIFLRPMLTAFGATNQIFDYAIEYTQITSLGIPFLLFAIGANPLVRADGNAFYSMLAIVVGSLVNTILDPLFMFGFDMGMDGAAWATVIGQFVSAVMLALYFFRFKSVKFELRDFKIRIREIGILFALGTSPFIFQCSALIIQIVTNNLLKIYGAKSIYGSEIPIAVAGIVMKINVIFIAIVLGLTQGAQPIAGYNYGAKKYGRVWEILKLTLKVAFVISLVAFAVFQFFPVQIISIFGSGSELYFKYGTKYMRIFLFFIFLNGVQSAITMFLTSIGRAFQGAFLSLVRQIISLLPLLIILPYFMGVDGIMFAFPVADLVAFIVSVIILKKEMKKIPKIDEAD; from the coding sequence ATGGAAGAAAGTATAAAAGAAAAAAACAGTTTAGCAAATAACAAAAAAACAAGGTTTGGAACGGAATCAATCCCAAAACTTCTGATTTCACTTGCAATACCAGCAATTATTGCCAATCTTGTGAATGCGCTTTATAATATTGTGGATCAAGTTTTTATCGGGCAGAAAATCGGATTTTTGGGAAATGCGGCTACGAATGTGGCTTTCCCGCTTACGACGATTTGCCTTGCGATTGGGCTTATGACGGGAGTTGGAGCTGCGACTAACTTTAATCTGGAATTGGGGAGAAAACGTCCTAAAAGGGCGAAAAGTGTGGCAGGAACAGCGGTAACAATGCTTCTTTTAGGCGGAATTGTCCTGTGCATATTGATTAATATTTTTTTAAGGCCAATGCTGACAGCATTTGGTGCGACAAATCAGATTTTTGACTATGCGATTGAATACACTCAGATTACATCTTTAGGAATACCGTTTTTATTATTTGCAATAGGGGCGAATCCTTTGGTAAGGGCTGATGGAAATGCCTTTTATTCAATGCTTGCGATAGTTGTCGGATCACTTGTGAATACGATACTGGATCCACTGTTTATGTTTGGATTTGATATGGGAATGGATGGAGCGGCCTGGGCAACAGTAATTGGGCAGTTTGTGTCGGCAGTTATGCTTGCTTTGTATTTTTTCAGGTTTAAAAGCGTAAAATTTGAATTAAGGGATTTTAAGATAAGAATACGGGAAATAGGGATTTTATTTGCATTAGGAACTTCGCCTTTTATTTTCCAATGTTCCGCTTTAATTATTCAAATTGTAACAAATAATCTGCTAAAGATATATGGAGCAAAATCTATTTATGGAAGTGAAATTCCTATTGCGGTTGCTGGAATTGTTATGAAAATAAATGTCATATTTATAGCAATTGTATTGGGGCTGACACAGGGGGCACAGCCTATTGCAGGATATAACTATGGTGCCAAAAAATATGGAAGAGTTTGGGAAATATTGAAATTAACGTTAAAAGTGGCATTTGTCATTTCATTAGTGGCATTTGCGGTATTCCAGTTTTTCCCAGTTCAGATAATCTCCATTTTTGGCAGCGGAAGCGAGCTCTATTTTAAATATGGAACAAAATATATGAGAATATTTTTATTTTTCATATTCCTGAACGGTGTACAAAGTGCCATTACAATGTTTTTAACATCAATTGGAAGAGCATTTCAAGGGGCTTTTTTGTCCCTTGTAAGACAAATTATATCACTTTTGCCTCTGCTCATAATTTTACCGTACTTTATGGGAGTTGACGGGATTATGTTCGCATTTCCAGTAGCGGATCTGGTGGCATTTATTGTATCGGTAATTATTTTGAAAAAGGAAATGAAAAAGATTCCGAAAATAGATGAGGCTGATTAA
- the pth gene encoding aminoacyl-tRNA hydrolase, producing MKLIVGLGNPGEEYKLTRHNIGFIFIDEYLKKNNINDVREKFKSLFVQTNYNGDKVFYQKPITFMNLSGEAIDEAVRFFKIDPKTELFVIYDDMDMQFGKLKIKQNGSAGGHNGIKSIISHVGSEFVRIKFGIGKPKTKEETLGFVLGKFSPEEKEVVKDSREKIFNLIDDIKDDMTISRLMNKYNTK from the coding sequence ATGAAGTTAATAGTGGGGCTTGGAAATCCTGGAGAAGAGTATAAATTAACAAGGCATAATATTGGATTTATATTTATTGACGAATATTTGAAGAAAAACAATATAAATGATGTGAGGGAAAAGTTTAAGTCACTATTTGTGCAGACTAATTACAACGGGGACAAGGTTTTTTATCAAAAGCCGATTACGTTTATGAATTTGAGCGGGGAAGCGATTGATGAGGCCGTAAGATTTTTTAAGATTGATCCCAAAACTGAGCTTTTTGTAATTTATGACGACATGGATATGCAGTTTGGAAAGCTGAAAATTAAGCAGAATGGAAGCGCAGGAGGGCATAATGGAATAAAATCAATTATTTCACATGTTGGAAGTGAATTTGTGCGAATAAAATTTGGAATTGGAAAGCCAAAGACGAAGGAAGAAACACTGGGATTCGTGCTGGGAAAATTTTCGCCTGAGGAAAAGGAAGTTGTGAAAGATTCAAGGGAGAAAATATTTAATTTGATTGACGACATAAAAGACGATATGACGATTTCAAGGCTGATGAATAAATATAACACTAAATAA
- a CDS encoding ABC transporter ATP-binding protein: MGNIILKCTNLSKTYDFDNALNNVNLSIESGKIIGLLGPNGSGKTTFIKLLNGLLKPTEGEIFIDGQNPGVETKKIVAYLPDKNYLDNSKTVKAILQLFADFYDDFDLEKAQNMLKDLGIDITRRFKLLSKGMKEKVQLILVMCRRAKLYLLDEPIAGVDPAARDYILNTVIKNYNRDATVIISTHLIADVEKVLDEVIFISKGEILLYQDVKSIISEHNKTVDEYFREVFKY; this comes from the coding sequence ATGGGTAATATTATTTTAAAATGCACTAATTTATCCAAAACTTACGATTTTGATAATGCGTTAAATAACGTAAATTTATCAATAGAAAGTGGCAAAATTATTGGATTATTAGGGCCGAACGGAAGCGGGAAAACAACTTTTATAAAGCTGTTAAATGGGCTTCTTAAACCGACTGAAGGTGAAATTTTTATAGACGGGCAAAATCCTGGTGTGGAAACAAAAAAAATAGTTGCATATTTGCCTGATAAGAATTATTTGGATAATTCCAAGACGGTAAAGGCAATTTTACAGTTGTTTGCAGATTTTTACGATGATTTTGACTTGGAAAAGGCACAAAATATGTTAAAGGATCTAGGAATTGACATTACAAGAAGGTTTAAGCTGCTTTCAAAAGGGATGAAGGAAAAGGTTCAGTTAATACTGGTTATGTGCAGACGTGCCAAGTTGTATCTATTGGATGAACCAATAGCGGGAGTCGATCCTGCGGCAAGGGATTATATTTTAAATACCGTTATAAAAAATTATAATAGAGATGCAACGGTTATTATTTCCACACATTTAATAGCAGATGTGGAAAAGGTGCTGGATGAGGTGATTTTTATAAGTAAAGGTGAAATTTTGCTTTATCAGGATGTAAAAAGTATAATAAGTGAGCATAATAAAACAGTTGACGAATACTTTAGGGAGGTGTTTAAATATTGA